GGACATAATTGAGTGAAACCGCCTGAGAGTATCCCAGAAGACAGAAGAATCCTTGACGACAACTTCATGTAAAGCCAATGGTTCTGGATACTCTTTAATCTTCGCCGGCGAAGTCGCCATCATTTCTACCGTCGCTTGAGACGGTGTCGATTCGTTGTCCGATGACATCGCTATAGAGAGACTTTTAGTAGAGAcagatatcttttttttgttggggagtttttttttttttgtctggtctctcttttttgggttttggtttaaggaaagaagagaaagataacGATTCAAGATAAGATTTGTGATTAAATCAGAGAGATATAGagatagaaaattaaattatttatttttgctaCGGATTTAAAAGTAACGGACGTGAggatttgtcattttctttctttttgtgagTTTTAATACATACCACATAGATATAaggaaatttaaaattttaaactttataattgtgtatatatttgctttcaaattattgtttttattttcgaGGCGTTTTGAGTGATGTTGCTTTGTAATTTTTCTGATACTACTAATACTGtattaattactttttcactgtattaattaaaaagtaattattgCACCCCACCTACTTTAGTTTTTATGCTTACGAGCAGTCGAAATATGGTCACATCTATTTCTTTCCAACATAATcaatcattattttatttttgaaatttcttaagtctaatttatatgaaaacatcGATAATATCTAAAAATCGGACTGtcttgctttttttctttaccgGTTTAGCATATTAgattctttcacttttattttagtgttatatatatagtgagtattcaaaaaataagagCGAAAGTGAAGAATTTGTAACACGATCTATGCACTTTATACACTAATGATACTTGACAATTTTTAGGTGAGGAATTTAAAACTCGTACGATCTTTATATATCAAAGTTTTTGGGCATTGAAAAACCtctgaaaattaaaaatatgtcaCTGTTGAGTATTGACATGCATTGGTAAGCGAAAGTTAAAGTAGTACTTATTAGTGCAGACGGAGATAGGAGTCACACCCTAAAACTCATTGGGTCAATCGAAGTCTGACATTTTATTTACCctaaataacaattaaaatagtaaaaatgacaagaaaattaaatagaaaaagttaTGGGCCTTATGCTTCGGAGAGGTTGACGTGCGATTAGGGATTTTATATATGGTTCTGCTCATATGTAACGTCACGTCCCTCTGCCTGTAGATTCGGTTCCACGTTTCTTCcttataatcattttttacCGATTCTTATTCGATAAACATTTGTTCAAATaagattcttctctcttccataaataaagaaaatcttttatatGACGACGACGTTGGAGGATAACAAATCAATTCATTAGTGTCACCTtacaacacaaaaatatactaatttgattaaaaagttacaaaaatggTGGGATTAaccaacaataacaaaaacaatgtcaAAATCTTCAAACTAAGCTTCCATCATTTTGCTTAGAGACTATGACTTGCTCTTTCATCAATTTTCTTATGAACAAGAACTTGGTCTGTGTTTTGTCCACAGCTGCCAAAGTTTAGGTCTGGATAGTTTCTATAGTTCAAGGAATGTAACCAAAGAGCCATATTTCCGTATTTTCGCTCTGTAGCGCCGATATGAGAATAGATATGCTTCAATTTGAatgcttcagcttcttctttgtatgcTTCCATGGACACTTCTTCATGACTGTCTTCAAAGTTTCTGTTATAAGACGTGAAGAAGCATTCGTCCAGATAAAGTCCAACTTCTGGCGCCATTGGTACAGTTATATTCACATCCCTGGTTACATAATTTCCGAACTGagtatcaaaacaaacaaaactatagaCATTGCAAAgcttcaaaaccaaagaaaaaggagaagcTTACTTGCTGAAAGCACTTTGGATAAGTGATTCAGAAGCACAATTCCGCATGATTGCAACAGCAAGACCCATCATCTTCCGAATCTGATGAAGCATAAAGCTTTTGCCTAAGACTTCACACTTGATAAAGTCAATCCCATCAAGATTAATCACAGTATTAGCAGTGAAGGAGATGATTTGACGATTCGCAGTCGGATCAtctgcttttgttcttgtagTGAAGTTATGGAAATTATATGATCCAACATAACAACTTAGTATTCTACTGAAcctttccttttccttttcacCATAACAAAACTTGCTCTTTACCTTAGTCTCTGATGAATTTGTATTCAATTTACAACTGTCTTCTTGTATCCTACCTACTTCAACATCTACTGAGCATAAGCCAGCTAAATTAGAACTCAAAGCTTCAATCTTGATGTCACTTCTTAATGCACTAGAGTTGTTCGACGAAATGTCTGACTGAAAATCCAATGATTTAGTCCCAAAGTTGGTACCTTTCCATTTACCCACAAGACCTGGAGGAATCTTACGACCTCTCTCTGAGCACTCAAAGCACTTAACATATTCCTCTCCCGGACCCAAACTAGCCATTACTGTTTCTCTATCACGATGCGAGATTGGATCAAGAGCAAACACTGGAAGCAGATACACATACCTTCTTCGATCGCAAAACTTCTTGGAGCTAAACGACGGCGTTACATGCTTGTAACCGAAGATTCTAATCTGATTAGGGAGATTTGAATTGAGACGATTCACGAATCCAAGTGGATCAACGATAAAGCGACCTGAAACTACTTGTCCAACAGCACTAACTCCTTTATCTGTCCGTGCAGATCGTGCGAAATCGTATAGTTTTGGCTTGCCTCTAATGGACTCCGGTACAGCTCCGGCATGAAACAAAGCTTCTTCGAGCTCGCCTTCAATGGTTTTCGCGCCGGGATTCTTTTGCATTCCTTGGTATCCTACACCACAAAACGCGAAGATTATAGCAACTTTTTGAGGCTCCGTGACACCTCCGTCGCAGGACAAGTCTATTTCCTCATCGGTGGTAGTTGTCAACATATTGAGCTACTTCTGATCTGATTCTCAATCAGGAACCTCGAACCGGGGGAAATCTCTCGGTTTTCAAACTCCTGAGCCTCCATTATAGTAACAAGAGTTCATCGAACTCTCTATTTTCCAGCTTTCCTCTGCAACAACGTTAATGGCTACCGCACAAAAGTCGAAACCCTTGAAGACGACTGAGGTATGCTTCTCTACGACGGCGTTTTTGATATCAGACCGCTCTTTAACTGGGcctataattttgttttatatatggGCTTATTAGTCTCAAGCCCAAATGTTTCTCTTATAATTCAAGTCAAATTTGAAAAAGTCAACTATATCCATTGAGCACACATCTTTGGAAATACAGTCTGTTCTAGTGggcaaaagaaagagagaaaattataGCCGTTCTAATTGTATCAAAGTATGAAACTTTCAAATCTCCTTGAGGTATAGGCGTTGTTGTCTTGCTGATGGTACACGCGTCGTATGAAAAAGCGTACACAAATCTTATTTCAATTGAAGTTATCGACTTTATTCTAACAGTCAACGCGTGTCTAGATTTTTCTTCAGGtggacgaagaagaaaaaaaaaaactactttgGCAAATTATGAATCTTCGTTTCTCGATTGagttttaaaaccctaaaaattcaaaagagagaaaaaaagacataGCTTTTAATCTCTGAGATTCTCTGCTCAAGTTGTTTACAGCTTTCTACTTTTTGAAGAAGGTATTGTATTCTATAATTGGCTCATCTCTTGATGAATACCGTAGAATCGAATCGACACTTTGTGTTTGTGGGTATAGTCCAATTTGCTCttttaattcttcttcttcattgtaaCATTTAtaaaaggtttgttttttgtgtggcCGAAAGTTGTTTGACATTTGATTCTGATTCGTTTGGGATCAGAAACTGTTTAATCACTTCACGTTCTCTCTTCggctctatatatatatatgtaggaTTGTTTCTTTAAGGGACTTGTGTG
This sequence is a window from Arabidopsis thaliana chromosome 1 sequence. Protein-coding genes within it:
- a CDS encoding Pseudouridine synthase family protein (Pseudouridine synthase family protein; FUNCTIONS IN: pseudouridine synthase activity; INVOLVED IN: pseudouridine synthesis, RNA modification; LOCATED IN: cellular_component unknown; EXPRESSED IN: 22 plant structures; EXPRESSED DURING: 13 growth stages; CONTAINS InterPro DOMAIN/s: Pseudouridine synthase, catalytic domain (InterPro:IPR020103), Pseudouridine synthase I, TruA, N-terminal (InterPro:IPR020094), Pseudouridine synthase I, TruA, alpha/beta domain (InterPro:IPR020097), Pseudouridine synthase I, TruA, C-terminal (InterPro:IPR020095), Pseudouridine synthase I, TruA (InterPro:IPR001406); BEST Arabidopsis thaliana protein match is: Pseudouridine synthase family protein (TAIR:AT1G20370.1); Has 3359 Blast hits to 3090 proteins in 1171 species: Archae - 124; Bacteria - 1897; Metazoa - 335; Fungi - 288; Plants - 173; Viruses - 0; Other Eukaryotes - 542 (source: NCBI BLink).) → MLTTTTDEEIDLSCDGGVTEPQKVAIIFAFCGVGYQGMQKNPGAKTIEGELEEALFHAGAVPESIRGKPKLYDFARSARTDKGVSAVGQVVSGRFIVDPLGFVNRLNSNLPNQIRIFGYKHVTPSFSSKKFCDRRRYVYLLPVFALDPISHRDRETVMASLGPGEEYVKCFECSERGRKIPPGLVGKWKGTNFGTKSLDFQSDISSNNSSALRSDIKIEALSSNLAGLCSVDVEVGRIQEDSCKLNTNSSETKVKSKFCYGEKEKERFSRILSCYVGSYNFHNFTTRTKADDPTANRQIISFTANTVINLDGIDFIKCEVLGKSFMLHQIRKMMGLAVAIMRNCASESLIQSAFSKDVNITVPMAPEVGLYLDECFFTSYNRNFEDSHEEVSMEAYKEEAEAFKLKHIYSHIGATERKYGNMALWLHSLNYRNYPDLNFGSCGQNTDQVLVHKKIDERASHSL
- a CDS encoding Pseudouridine synthase family protein (Pseudouridine synthase family protein; FUNCTIONS IN: pseudouridine synthase activity; INVOLVED IN: pseudouridine synthesis, RNA modification; LOCATED IN: cellular_component unknown; EXPRESSED IN: 22 plant structures; EXPRESSED DURING: 13 growth stages; CONTAINS InterPro DOMAIN/s: Pseudouridine synthase, catalytic domain (InterPro:IPR020103), Pseudouridine synthase I, TruA, N-terminal (InterPro:IPR020094), Pseudouridine synthase I, TruA, alpha/beta domain (InterPro:IPR020097), Pseudouridine synthase I, TruA (InterPro:IPR001406); BEST Arabidopsis thaliana protein match is: Pseudouridine synthase family protein (TAIR:AT1G20370.1); Has 35333 Blast hits to 34131 proteins in 2444 species: Archae - 798; Bacteria - 22429; Metazoa - 974; Fungi - 991; Plants - 531; Viruses - 0; Other Eukaryotes - 9610 (source: NCBI BLink).) is translated as MLTTTTDEEIDLSCDGGVTEPQKVAIIFAFCGVGYQGMQKNPGAKTIEGELEEALFHAGAVPESIRGKPKLYDFARSARTDKGVSAVGQVVSGRFIVDPLGFVNRLNSNLPNQIRIFGYKHVTPSFSSKKFCDRRRYVYLLPVFALDPISHRDRETVMASLGPGEEYVKCFECSERGRKIPPGLVGKWKGTNFGTKSLDFQSDISSNNSSALRSDIKIEALSSNLAGLCSVDVEVGRIQEDSCKLNTNSSETKVKSKFCYGEKEKERFSRILSCYVGSYNFHNFTTRTKADDPTANRQIISFTANTVINLDGIDFIKCEVLGKSFMLHQIRKMMGLAVAIMRNCASESLIQSAFSK